One region of Sphingomonas kaistensis genomic DNA includes:
- a CDS encoding glycosyltransferase produces MEIQLEKRVSAGGERVKIAVAVCTFKRNDLLARLLTSLEAAARQVADQAEVGVALVDDTPEGQARPVAEAFADRFGLGLAYAISGKKNISLARNLALETAIGMADWTAMTDDDCEVPSHWLEAMLAAQQSTGAQAVTGRMVRRVPEGSPKWIVDEPFLELGVDEWPDGAELTSAATFNTMISNEWLKRHSDVRFDPHFGVIGGEDMVFFRAAHAAGLTIRYAKQGFVYENEPADRATLAYQLYAYFWHGNSAALSSMQSGVSRGRMTVHAGASLARAFLRPVKRLASGQKPQLRFTLAQILHATGKGLGTFGLRVEHR; encoded by the coding sequence GTGGAGATCCAGTTGGAGAAGCGTGTATCGGCAGGCGGGGAGCGGGTGAAGATCGCGGTTGCGGTCTGCACCTTCAAGCGCAACGACCTGCTGGCGCGGCTGCTGACCTCGCTGGAAGCAGCCGCAAGACAGGTTGCCGACCAGGCCGAAGTCGGTGTCGCGCTGGTCGACGATACGCCGGAAGGGCAGGCGAGGCCCGTTGCGGAAGCCTTCGCGGATCGGTTCGGCCTTGGCCTCGCTTACGCGATCTCCGGCAAGAAGAACATTTCACTGGCGCGCAACCTTGCGTTGGAGACCGCCATCGGAATGGCGGACTGGACGGCCATGACCGACGATGACTGCGAGGTTCCGTCCCACTGGCTGGAGGCCATGCTGGCGGCGCAGCAATCGACCGGTGCCCAAGCTGTCACAGGGCGGATGGTCCGGAGAGTTCCCGAGGGCTCGCCGAAATGGATCGTCGACGAACCCTTTCTCGAGCTTGGCGTCGACGAATGGCCGGACGGTGCCGAGCTGACCTCCGCCGCCACCTTCAATACGATGATCTCGAACGAGTGGCTGAAGCGCCACTCCGACGTCCGTTTCGATCCACATTTCGGCGTTATCGGCGGTGAGGACATGGTGTTCTTCCGGGCCGCCCATGCGGCTGGGCTGACCATCCGCTATGCGAAGCAAGGCTTCGTTTACGAGAACGAACCGGCGGACCGCGCAACACTCGCCTATCAGCTCTACGCCTACTTCTGGCATGGCAACAGCGCCGCCCTGTCCTCGATGCAGAGCGGCGTCTCGCGCGGTCGCATGACCGTGCACGCCGGGGCCTCGCTTGCGCGAGCATTCTTGCGGCCGGTCAAGAGGCTGGCTTCCGGCCAAAAGCCTCAGCTGCGATTCACCCTTGCCCAGATCCTGCATGCCACTGGCAAGGGTCTTGGGACATTCGGTCTTCGCGTGGAGCATCGTTGA
- a CDS encoding glycosyltransferase, translating to MTLVGSGQARDDRAYQFIHVPAASRERFERWPTMPFLRHHFMYEELTFAAGLLHLPAMATTDVTVTCSFPYVNWALRRPRRGGRPPHVFVTQNGDWAPRGEGPEPSLFSCEGLICTNPLYFERNRGRWNSCLIPNGVDPLRFSPGPARRAELGLPVDRKIVLMVSALEPGKRVLEAIESFADVPNAMLVVAGDGPLRSDVDQLADRLIPGRFMRATFRHEQMPDLYRSADVFLHTKIRESFGNVYVEALSCGTPIVAHDDEVARWILEDHAVLVDTESKAKLSAAIRQTLDLGQRSDAANWAHERYSWKVIARRYSEFLESVAATNGRS from the coding sequence GTGACCCTGGTGGGCTCGGGTCAGGCGCGGGACGATCGCGCCTACCAATTCATCCATGTGCCTGCCGCCTCCCGGGAACGCTTCGAGCGCTGGCCGACCATGCCCTTCCTTCGTCATCACTTCATGTACGAGGAACTGACCTTCGCGGCGGGCTTGCTGCACCTGCCCGCAATGGCCACGACCGACGTCACCGTCACCTGCAGCTTCCCCTACGTGAATTGGGCCTTGCGCCGTCCCCGCCGGGGCGGGAGACCGCCGCACGTCTTCGTGACCCAGAATGGAGATTGGGCGCCACGCGGCGAGGGACCTGAACCGTCGCTATTCTCCTGCGAGGGCCTGATCTGCACGAACCCTCTCTACTTCGAACGCAATCGCGGTCGCTGGAATTCCTGCCTCATTCCCAACGGGGTCGACCCGCTGCGCTTCTCACCGGGTCCTGCACGGCGGGCCGAACTCGGGCTGCCGGTCGACCGGAAGATCGTGCTGATGGTCAGTGCGCTTGAGCCAGGCAAGCGCGTGCTTGAAGCCATTGAATCCTTTGCCGACGTGCCCAATGCGATGCTGGTGGTTGCCGGAGACGGTCCGCTGCGGAGCGACGTCGATCAACTCGCCGACCGGCTTATCCCCGGGCGCTTCATGCGCGCAACCTTCCGTCACGAGCAGATGCCCGATCTCTACCGAAGCGCAGACGTGTTCCTGCATACCAAGATCCGGGAGTCCTTCGGCAACGTCTATGTGGAGGCGCTCAGCTGCGGGACCCCGATCGTCGCCCACGACGACGAAGTCGCGCGGTGGATCCTCGAGGACCATGCCGTACTGGTCGACACTGAATCCAAGGCCAAACTGTCTGCTGCAATTCGCCAGACCCTTGACCTTGGCCAGCGGAGCGATGCCGCCAACTGGGCGCATGAACGCTACAGCTGGAAAGTGATTGCCCGGCGCTATTCGGAATTTCTGGAATCAGTTGCGGCAACCAACGGCCGCTCCTGA